The Streptomyces cyaneogriseus subsp. noncyanogenus region GACCCCACATTCACCGGGATCAGAAACGTGCAGGGGCCATTCGGGTGACGGGGCCCCAAGGCGGCGGCGTGCGGCGTCATCGGAGACGCCACCCCGGCCGCGCCCGGAGACACCCGGACGGATCGAAATCCCTCAGCCATCCGGCCCAAAAGACGCCCTTGGTGACGCTATGTCGGGAAAGGGAGACTAACTTCGGTCTCTCTGGGCACGCGCTGCGCGACACACGCAGCCGGAGCCGGACGCGCCCCCCGTGTCCCGTTCGGCCACCGCATCCGCATGCGCACCGACGGGCATCGACCGAGGAAACTGATGGCGACACATACGACTGAACCGATCGCTCCCGTTCCGGCGGCGAAGGGACGCCGCGGCAGGGGCCGCGTGGTCGTCTCCTGGCTGACCACGACCGATCACAAGAAGATCGGGCATCTGTACCTGATCACGTCGTTCGGGTTCTTCCTGATCGGTGGCCTGCTGGCGATGGTGATCCGGGCGGAGCTGGCCCGGCCGGGCCTGCAGCTCGTATCCGCCGAGCAGTACAACCAGGCGTTCACCATGCACGGCACGATCATGCTGCTGCTCTTCGCCACCCCCACGTTCGCCGGGTTCGCCAACGCGATCATGCCGTTGCAGATCGGCTCGCCCGATGTCGCCTTCCCACGGCTGAACATGTTCTCGTACTGGCTGTTCCTCTTCGGCGGCCTGATCGTCCTGAGCAGCTTCCTCACCCCGCAGGGCGCCGCGGACTTCGGCTGGACCGCCTACACCCCGCTCAGCGGCGGGGAGCGCACCCCCTACGTCGGCGGCAACCTGTGGGTCATGGGCCTGGCGCTGTCCGGGTTCGGCACCATCCTGGGCGCGGTCAACTTCGTCACCACCATCATCTGCATGCGGGCCCCCGGCATGACGATGTTCCGGATGCCGCTGTTCACCTGGAACGTGCTGCTCACCTCGGTGCTGGTCCTGCTGGCCTTCCCCGTCCTGGCCGCCGCGCTGTTCGCGCTGCAGGCGGACCGCCAGTTCGGCGCCCACGTCTTCGACCCCGGAAACGGCGGGTCGCTCCTGTGGCAGCACCTGTTCTGGTTCTTCGGCCACCCCGAGGTCTACATCCTGGCGCTGCCGTTCTTCGGCGTGATCACCGAGATCATCCCGGTCTTCTCCCGCAAGCCGATCTTCGGTTACATGGGCCTGGTCGGCGCCACCATCGCCATCACCGGCCTGTCCGTGACCGTCTGGGCCCACCACATGTTCGCCACCCAGGCCGTGCTGCTGCCGTTCTTCTCCTTCATGAGCTTCCTGATCGCCGTGCCGACGGGCGTGAAGTTCTTCAACTGGATCGGCACCATGTGGAAGGGCTCGCTGTCGTTCGAGCCGCCCATGCTGTGGGCGGCCGGCTTCCTCGTCACCTTCCTCTTCGGCGGACTGACCGGCGTCCTCCTCGCCTCTCCGCCGCTGGACTTCCACGTCACCGACAGTTACTTCGTGATCGCCCACTTCCACTACGTGCTCTTCGGCACCATCGTCTTCGCGATGTTCGGCGGCTTCAGCTTCTGGTGGCCCAAGATGACCGGCACGATGCTGGACACCCGCCTGGAGAAGGTCCACTTCTGGACCCTGTTCGTCGGCTTCCACACCACTTTCCTGGTGCAGCACTGGCTGGGCGCCGAGGGCATGCCCCGGCGGTACGCCGACTATCTCGCCGCCGACGGCTTCACCGCCCTCAACACCGTCTCCAGCATCGGCGCCTTCCTGCTGGGCCTGTCCACCCTGCCGTTCCTGTACAACGTCTGGAAGACGGCCCAGCGCGGCAAGAAGGTGGAGGTCGACGACCCCTGGGGCTACGGCCGTTCGCTGGAATGGGCCACGTCCTGCCCGCCGCCCCGCCACAACTTCGTCACCCTGCCCCGCATCCGCTCCGAATCCCCCGCGTTCGACCTCCACCACCCCGACGTGGCCCAACTGGACGAGAAGGAGAACACCGGCAAGCGCGATGTGATCGACGCGGCGGGACACGAGAGCGACCGGTCGTGAGTGCGGGCCGGGGCGGCGACCCGCGGGCCTGCGACGCCTCCGGCCTCGCCGCGGAAGCCGAGGGCTACCTCATGGCACGGGCCCACCTCGACGACGCCCACCGCGAGGCGCGCGCGCTGTGTGCCGCGCTGCCCTGGCTGACCACGGCACAGGCCGAGGACCTCAGCCGACACTACGTCGAGCAGCGCATCGCCCTCGCCCGCCGGCTGCTCCAGGACACGATCCGGCGGGCGGGCGAGCTGCGGCAGGAGTACGAGGCCCGTTACCGCGCCCTGCGCCGCACCCTGCTGCGGCGGCACGCCGCCTGCGCGTCGGTGCTGGTGGCCTGCGCCGCGGGCATCGGAACCGCGGTCTCCGCGCTGGGACGCTGACCGGCCCCACCCGGCCGGGGCCGGGTGGGCGTGTCCGCATCGGGGTACTCACGGCGGCATGATGAAGCGCGCGCTGGGGGAAGGGCTCCTCGCCGGTACTGCGGGGGTGCTCGTGATGACGCTCGGCGAGAAGGCGGAGCAGCGGCTGACCGGCCGTCCCGACTCGCACGTCCCCGCCCGGACGCTGGAGCGTCTCACCGGGGCGCCGGAGCGGCCCGGCCGGCAGCCGAGGCCGGTGAATCTCGCCATGCACATCGGGCAGGGAGCGCTGCTGGGCGTCCTGCGGTCGGTGATGGCCCACGCGGGGCTGCGCGGGCCGTGGTCGTCGGCGAAGTTCGCCGTGGTGCGACTGACCAACGACCAGATCCTGGAGAACGCCACCGGCACCGGCGCCCCGCCGCAGACCTGGCCCCGGTCCGAGCTGGTCGTGGACCTGCTGCACAAGGCCGTCTACGCCTTCGCCACCGGTGTTGTCGCCGACGCCCTGGCCGCCCGCCGGGGCCCCGGGCCCGGGCAGCGGCACGCGGCGCTGCGGCCGGGCCGCCGACCGGACGTGGGCCCGCTGCCCCGCGGCCGGTCCCACGCGCTGCGTGACGACGAAGGGCACACGCGATGAACGAGCGAGCACGCCCGGGGACGCACGGCCACGCCTCGGGCCCGTACACCGGTCCGGCCCTGCTGGGCATCTACCTCAACGACCATCTGGCGGGCGCCACCGCCGGGGCGGAGCGTGCCCGGTACCTCGTGCGGACGTGCGGCGATTCGGCCCTCGGCGCGGCGGTGGCACCCGTCGCCGCCGAGATCGCCGAGGACCGCGCGACGCTGATCCGCGTCATGAGGCGGCTCGGCGTTCCGGTGCGGCAGTACAAGGTGTACGCCGGGCGGGTGGCGGAGCGGGTGGGGAGGCTGAAGACCAACGGGCGGCTGCTGCACCGCTCGCCGCTGAGCACCCTGCTGGAGCTGGAGGCGCTGCGGCTGGGCGTGCAGGGCAAACAGGCCGGGTGGCGGACGTTGCGCCACCTCGCCGACACCGACGACCGCCTCGACGCCCGGCAACTGGACGGCCTTTTGGAGCGGGCCCGACGCCAGACGGACACGCTGGAGGAACTGCGCCTCCAGCAGGTGCGGACCGTCTTCCCGGACGCCGGAGACTGACGTCCGCGTCCGCCGCGGCCTGCGCGCCGGACGCGGAGGGGAGCCGGCCGGGCCGGCCCGGCGGGTCAGCCGGCGGCGTTCTCCACGCGCAGGCGCACCTGTTCCTCCAGGCGGCTCAGGCTGCTGTCGAGGGCGTCGAGGACTTCCTGGCGGCCGGGGTCGTGGCTGTCCTCGAAGAACGACAGGTGCACGGTGACCTCGCTGGCACCGCTGCCGACACCGGCGACCTGGAGCCAGCCGGTGTAGCTGCCCTGCTCGCGGGTGCCCCACTCGATCCGCATCTGCTCGGGGCGGGCGCGCAGCAGCGCGGAGGTGTCCTGGTCGGTCCGGTCCTCGTGGACGGTGACGGCGGGCGGGTCCTCGACGTGCACGTGCAGGGCGTCCGGGAGCCAGGTCTCCATCTGGTCGACGTTGGCGGCCTGGTCGAAGACCTGCTCGGGCTGGGCGGGCATGGTGCGGGAACGCTCGTACTCGGTCATGCGGCACCACTCCTCGGTGGGTTCCGTGGATCGGACTCGAAACTCGTCGGTGGCTCGGGGACGACGTCGTGACTCCGGGTCGCGGTGACCCAGGAGTCGTGGGAGTCGTGGGTGACTCAAGGGTCGCGGGTGACCCCCCGTCGCGCACCCGCGCCGTCCGACCGGACGCGTGCCCGGAATGCCGCGGACGAAGCACGGCATGCCGCCGGGCGGCTCGCCGGGCCCGCCCCTCCCGGCGGGCAACACGCGAGGCCCGTGGACGCGCGGGCCAGGGCGCGCGGTGAAAGACTGCTGGGACAACGTGCTCCATCACGCCAAGGTTCGCGACGAGAGGAGACGAGGTGACGAGGCCCGATGCGGGCGAGGAAGCCCTGCACGAGTTCCTCGCCGATCCGGCTCATCTGACGCAGGACCTGCCCACCGCCGTGACGCGCTGCGCCAAGGCCCTCGGGCTGCGGCACGCCGTCGTCTACCTGGTGGACCTGCAACAGCGCCACCTCGTCCCCGAGACGGAGGTCGCCCCCCCGCTCCCGGTGGACGGCTCGCTGGCGGGCTGGGCGTACCGCACACAGGCCCTGCGGGTGGAGGAGTCGGACTCGGGCGGGATCATCGCCTGGCTGCCGCTGCTGGACGGCGCGGAACGGCTCGGCGTGCTCGCGGTGCACGAGGCGGCGCTGACCTCCGCCTCCCTGTGCCGCGGCCGGGCGCTCGCCTCGCTCCTGGCCATGATGATCACCTCGAAGCGGTCCTACGAGGACTCGTTCGTCCAGCACACCCGCACGGCACGGATGCGGCTGCCCTCCGAGATGCTCCGCGCGTTCCTGCCGCCCCGCACGATCGGCAACGACCGCGTGGTGTCGACGGCCGTCCTGGAACCGGCGTACGAGCTCGGCGGCGACGCCTTCGACCACTCGCTCGGCCGGACGGTCCTGCACGTGTCCGTCATCGACGCCATGGGGCACAACCTCGCCTCCGGGCTGACCAGCGCGGTGGCGCTGGCCGCCTGCCGCAACGCCCGGCGCAACGGGGGTGAACTCCCCGAGCTCGTCGACGCCGTGGACAGTGCCCTGGCACAGTGGCTTCCGGAGCAGTACTGCACCGCGGTCTTCGCCCAGCTCGAACTGGCCGGCGGGCTCCTGCGCTGGTACAACTGCGGGCATCCGGCGCCCTTGCTGCTGCGGGACGGCCAGGTGGTCACCGATGCCCTGGAGTGCGACGCCGATCCCCCGCTCGGCATGCCGTCGCGGCTGACCACCGAGCCGCGCCGGGTCCACGAGTTCCCGCTGGAGCCCGGTGACCGGGTGCTGATGTACACCGACGGGGTCACCGAGGCCCGGACGCGGGAGGCTCAGCTGTTCGGGCTGGAGCGGTTCGCGGACTATGTCATCCGGGCGACGGCGGGCGGCGAACTGGCGCCGGAGACGCTGCGCCGCCTCATCCACTCGATCCTGGACTCCCAGACCGGGCAGCTACGGGACGACGCGACGATCCTGATGTTCGAATGGCGGCCCCCCGCCCCCTGAGGCGGCCGAGCCGCAGGACCGCCCGGCGCGCGCTCGGCCGCCGGGACGGGTCCGCGCCGCACCGGCGGGGGACCGGGCGCGGCGTACGCGGGCGTCTCAGACCGTGTGCCCCCGCGCTCGCAGCCAGCGGTGCACGGTCTCCTTGTCCGCCGGGGTGATCCGCACCGGTCCTTCGATGTGCGGGCCCTCGTCCTCGTTGAACGCGGTGTCCGTGACCCGGGCGGTGACCCAGGTGGCCAGGTCCTGCGCGGCCCGGTCCGGCAGGGAACCGCGCTCCCAGCCGGTGCGGGCCTCGCGGGCCGCGGCATGATCGTGCCGTTCGGTCTCCGCCAGCCACGCCGCCACCAGCCGCTCCACGGTGCGGCGCTCCCGGTCGCCGGCCCGCGTCTGCTGCCTGTCGTTGTCGTCCATGGCGCACGAGTGCCCCGAACCGGGGCCGGCTCCCGTGCCGCGGCGCCCGGGCCGAGTGGGGCGGGGCCCGTGTCGAGGCGAATGCGCCGGGTACCTGGATGTCACCGTCGCGGCCTCCGGTGCCATCTTCCCGGGGCCGGGCCGGAGGACCGCATGGTCCGGGACATCCGGGAAAGGGGAGAAGCAATGACGCAGCACGCCGACGACAACGCTCTCGACCAGCGCGCCGGCGTTCCCGAGCTCCGTCTGGCCGCGGGGGATCCCGAGCTCGTCCCCCAGAATCAGGTACTGAAGGGCGATCTCCCCCTCGATCGCAACCAGGCGATCCTCCAGGCGGCCAAGCAGGTCGGCGCCATCCTGAAGAAGAAGGAGCATCCGTTCGCCCTGGCGGGCAGCGTCGCCGTGTACGCCCACGGCGGCACCCAGAACCTCCAGCACGACGTCGACTTCTGCATCCGTCCGGAGGACGCCGGGGCCGTCGCCGCCACTCTGCGCGAGGCCGGTCTGACGGTCTACACCCCACCCGAGGACTGGCTGCTGAAGGCGGTCTGCCTGGGGCAGCAGGTCGACCTCATCTTCGAGCTGGCCCACGAGCCCGTCACCCTGGAGATGCTGGACCGGGCCGAGGAGCTGTCGGTCGACTCGGTCCTGATGCCGGTGCTGTCGCCGACGGATCTGGTGCGGAGCCTGCTGGCGGCGTTCTCGGAGCACCACTGCGACTTCGGTGCGGTGCTGCCGATCGCCCGCACCCTGCGCGAGAAGATCGACTGGGACGAGGTGCGCCGCACCTGCGGGGACGCGCCCATGCCCGCCGCGTTCTTCTTCATCCTGGAACGGCTGGAGATCATCCCGCCGCACGGCCGGCCGAAGGAGGACCAGCGATGAACGACCCCGCGACCCACGGCGTGCCCGCTCCGGCCGGTGCGGCGCCCGCCGCCGGAAACGTCGACTACCGCATCGCCCATCTGCGGGACCGGCTCGCCGCCGAGGAGCTCGGTGAACTGGGGGTGCGGGCCGAGGTCCGCGCCGGAGCGGTCGCGGTCACCGGCACGGTGCCCTCCGCGCGGTGCCGCGAGACGCTGCTGCGGATCGTGCACGAGGAGCTGGCCGGGCTGACCGTGCACAGCGACATCGTGGTGGCGGAGACCACCCGCCCCGACCATGCGGAGGAGCTGTGATGATGCGCGTCGCCGCTGTCGGAGACATCCACATGGGGCCGGACAGCCAGGGGCTGCTGCGGCCGGCCTTCGAGACCCTGCCCGACTGCGCCGACCTGCTGCTGCTCGCGGGAGACCTGACCCGGCACGGCACACCGGAGGAGGCCCGGGTGGTGGCCCAGGAGGTGCGTGACCTGCCGGTGCCGGTGGTGGCGGTCCTGGGCAACCACGACCACCACGACGAGCAGCCCGAGAAGGTCACCGCGATCCTCCAGGACGCCGGTGTCACGGTCCTGGAGGGCGAGGGCACCGTCGTGGAGTGCGGCGGGCGGCGCCTGGGCATCGCCGGCGCCAAGGGGTTCGGCGGCGGGTTCGTGGGCCGGAGCGCGGGCGAGTTCGGCGAGCCGGTGATGAAGGAGTTCGTCCGCACCACGCGCCGCTCGGCGGACAGCCTGCGCGGCGCGCTGGAGGCGCTGGACCGTCAGGGCTGCGACGCGCGCGTCGCCCTGACGCACTT contains the following coding sequences:
- a CDS encoding BON domain-containing protein, translated to MNDPATHGVPAPAGAAPAAGNVDYRIAHLRDRLAAEELGELGVRAEVRAGAVAVTGTVPSARCRETLLRIVHEELAGLTVHSDIVVAETTRPDHAEEL
- a CDS encoding metallophosphoesterase family protein, with amino-acid sequence MMRVAAVGDIHMGPDSQGLLRPAFETLPDCADLLLLAGDLTRHGTPEEARVVAQEVRDLPVPVVAVLGNHDHHDEQPEKVTAILQDAGVTVLEGEGTVVECGGRRLGIAGAKGFGGGFVGRSAGEFGEPVMKEFVRTTRRSADSLRGALEALDRQGCDARVALTHFSPVADTLAGEPPEIHPFLGSYLLAEAIDTAGADLAVHGHAHLGTEHGMTAGGVRVRNVAQPVIRRAFNVYRLSVD
- a CDS encoding PP2C family protein-serine/threonine phosphatase, which codes for MTRPDAGEEALHEFLADPAHLTQDLPTAVTRCAKALGLRHAVVYLVDLQQRHLVPETEVAPPLPVDGSLAGWAYRTQALRVEESDSGGIIAWLPLLDGAERLGVLAVHEAALTSASLCRGRALASLLAMMITSKRSYEDSFVQHTRTARMRLPSEMLRAFLPPRTIGNDRVVSTAVLEPAYELGGDAFDHSLGRTVLHVSVIDAMGHNLASGLTSAVALAACRNARRNGGELPELVDAVDSALAQWLPEQYCTAVFAQLELAGGLLRWYNCGHPAPLLLRDGQVVTDALECDADPPLGMPSRLTTEPRRVHEFPLEPGDRVLMYTDGVTEARTREAQLFGLERFADYVIRATAGGELAPETLRRLIHSILDSQTGQLRDDATILMFEWRPPAP
- the ctaD gene encoding aa3-type cytochrome oxidase subunit I, producing the protein MATHTTEPIAPVPAAKGRRGRGRVVVSWLTTTDHKKIGHLYLITSFGFFLIGGLLAMVIRAELARPGLQLVSAEQYNQAFTMHGTIMLLLFATPTFAGFANAIMPLQIGSPDVAFPRLNMFSYWLFLFGGLIVLSSFLTPQGAADFGWTAYTPLSGGERTPYVGGNLWVMGLALSGFGTILGAVNFVTTIICMRAPGMTMFRMPLFTWNVLLTSVLVLLAFPVLAAALFALQADRQFGAHVFDPGNGGSLLWQHLFWFFGHPEVYILALPFFGVITEIIPVFSRKPIFGYMGLVGATIAITGLSVTVWAHHMFATQAVLLPFFSFMSFLIAVPTGVKFFNWIGTMWKGSLSFEPPMLWAAGFLVTFLFGGLTGVLLASPPLDFHVTDSYFVIAHFHYVLFGTIVFAMFGGFSFWWPKMTGTMLDTRLEKVHFWTLFVGFHTTFLVQHWLGAEGMPRRYADYLAADGFTALNTVSSIGAFLLGLSTLPFLYNVWKTAQRGKKVEVDDPWGYGRSLEWATSCPPPRHNFVTLPRIRSESPAFDLHHPDVAQLDEKENTGKRDVIDAAGHESDRS
- a CDS encoding nucleotidyltransferase domain-containing protein, coding for MTQHADDNALDQRAGVPELRLAAGDPELVPQNQVLKGDLPLDRNQAILQAAKQVGAILKKKEHPFALAGSVAVYAHGGTQNLQHDVDFCIRPEDAGAVAATLREAGLTVYTPPEDWLLKAVCLGQQVDLIFELAHEPVTLEMLDRAEELSVDSVLMPVLSPTDLVRSLLAAFSEHHCDFGAVLPIARTLREKIDWDEVRRTCGDAPMPAAFFFILERLEIIPPHGRPKEDQR
- a CDS encoding SRPBCC family protein, giving the protein MTEYERSRTMPAQPEQVFDQAANVDQMETWLPDALHVHVEDPPAVTVHEDRTDQDTSALLRARPEQMRIEWGTREQGSYTGWLQVAGVGSGASEVTVHLSFFEDSHDPGRQEVLDALDSSLSRLEEQVRLRVENAAG